In Aegilops tauschii subsp. strangulata cultivar AL8/78 chromosome 3, Aet v6.0, whole genome shotgun sequence, one genomic interval encodes:
- the LOC109767940 gene encoding protein GAMETE CELL DEFECTIVE 1, mitochondrial: MFALRKTLLHGRLTAPPATAASRISSFLRSLSTSPGGEGFGDEWGSSWSTGITKDHFDGSASAVGRPSPSAPVSKELAAVRTMDEEDEILRSVDRDNKEGRAYVDSWDKRFQETCELLKQVREPGSRGAYLKDSEKQEMYRLHKEDPATYTVERLAKDFRVMRQRVHAILWLKEMEEEEERKQGKPLDDSVEILLDGFPEFFNSHDREFHVASLPYKPDFKVMPEGWDGTTRDPDEVLYEISMKEDQMLYEEFVQRLEFNKKKVAGEVKCHKYSRRRPDDGWAYMVEKLGPQGRRGSGGGWKFISLPDGSSRPLNDTEKMYVKRETPKRRRRIIAPYK, translated from the exons ATGTTCGCCCTCCGCAAAACCCTGCTCCACGGCCGCCTCACCGCGCCGCCGGCCACCGCCGCCTCCAGGATCTCCTCCTTCCTCCGCTCCCTCTCCACTTCTCCGGGGGGCGAGGGGTTCGGGGACGAATGGGGCTCCTCCTGGTCCACCGGCATCACCAAGGACCACTTCGACGGGTCCGCCTCCGCCGTCGGGCGCCCCTCCCCGTCCGCCCCCGTCTCCAAGGAGCTGGCGGCCGTCCGCACCATGGACGAGGAGGATGAGATCCTGCGCTCCGTGGATCGCgacaacaaggaagggagggcgTACGTCGACTCGTGGGACAAGCGTTTTCAGGAGACGTGCGAGCTGCTGAAGCAGGTGCGGGAGCCGGGATCCCGGGGCGCCTACCTCAAGGACTCGGAGAAGCAGGAGATGTACCGGCTGCACAAGGAGGACCCCGCGACGTACACCGTCGAGCGGCTCGCCAAGGACTTCCGCGTCATGCGGCAGCGCGTGCACGCCATCCTCTGGCTCAAGgagatggaggaggaggaggagaggaagcAGGGCAAGCCGCTCGACGACTCCGTCGAGATCCTGCTAGACGGCTTCCCAGA GTTTTTCAATTCCCATGACAGGGAGTTTCATGTGGCATCTCTTCCATATAAACCTGACTTCAAAGTTATGCCTGAGGGATGGGATGGCACAACAAGAGATCCTGATGAGGTCCTGTATGAGATCTCCATGAAGGAGGATCAGATGTTATATGAGGAATTTGTTCAACGCTTGGAGTTCAACAAGAAAAAG GTGGCAGGGGAGGTGAAGTGCCACAAGTACAGCAGACGGCGACCAGACGATGGATGGGCCTACATGGTCGAGAAGCTTGGGCCACAGGGAAGGCGTGGTTCAGGAGGGGGCTGGAAGTTCATCAGTTTGCCTGATGGATCAAGCCGTCCTCTGAATGACACGGAGAAGATGTACGTGAAGAGGGAGACTCCGAAACGGCGGAGGAGGATCATTGCTCCTTACAAGTAA